From the genome of Candidatus Desulfofervidus auxilii:
TAAACGTATGGCGTTCAACTCATTCATGATAAAAGGGTGGGCTATCACACTTGTTGCTGTAACATTACTTCTAAGAGGTTCAAAATATCAAGTATTAATTGCATTCATCCCTATTTTAGTTTTCTGGTTCTTGGATGCTTATTTCCTATGGCAAGAGCGGTTATATAGAAGACTTTATAATTGGGTAATAAAAAATAGGACGGACACCGATGAGTATCTTTTTGATATGAATGCTTATAGATTTAAGAATGAAGAGCAATCAAAATTAAGGATAATGTTTTCAATAACCCTTGGATGGTTTTATGGATCAATCTTTATTTTAACTTTAATTTATGCGATTTATGTCTTCTTACAGAAAGAAGGTTGTTAAAATGGCAAGGAGAGTATTTTTTAGTTTCCATTATGAAAGAGATGTCTGGCGGGCTAATGTGGTAAGAAACACAATTGTGCTCGCCCAACTTGCCTTGGCAAATTAAAACGT
Proteins encoded in this window:
- a CDS encoding TIR domain-containing protein, producing the protein MARRVFFSFHYERDVWRANVVRNTIVLAQLALAN